Proteins encoded together in one Bacillota bacterium window:
- a CDS encoding spore coat protein, whose translation MHHQLTDRDIVTDCLEGTKHASSTFHRTIIEASNDNIRNACFRMHNDLLMMNKTLFDLMHQRGWYQVEPATGMGMRTQVGQQTPHYAAYRPEMQQFQGPNPGGF comes from the coding sequence GACATCGTGACCGACTGCCTCGAAGGCACCAAGCACGCGTCCAGCACTTTTCACCGGACCATCATCGAGGCGTCCAACGATAACATCCGGAACGCCTGCTTCCGGATGCACAACGACCTCCTGATGATGAACAAAACGCTGTTCGACCTGATGCACCAGCGGGGATGGTATCAGGTTGAACCGGCAACCGGCATGGGGATGAGGACTCAGGTTGGGCAGCAGACTCCGCACTACGCCGCCTACCGGCCGGAGATGCAGCAGTTTCAGGGACCAAACCCCGGCGGTTTCTAG